GGTCTGAGTCACCCGATTACGCCCGTGACGGCGCTATGGCTAATTGCCATCCCGCTGATGGATATGGTTGCCATCATGTATCGCCGTCTGCGTAAGGGGATGAGTCCGTTTTCTGCCGACCGCCAGCACATCCATCATCTGATTATGCGCGCCGGTTTTACTTCGCGGCAGGCATTCCTGTTGATTACCACGGCGGCGGCGATCCTCGCGGGTATCGGGGTATTGGGTGAGTATCTGGCCTTCATCCCGGAGTGGGTGATGTTGTTGCTGTTTCTGGTGGCGTTTTGTTTCTACGGCTATTGTCTGAAACACGCCTGGCGCGTCGCGCGTAAAGTTCGCCGTATCAAACGCCGCTGGCAGAGCGCGAGCGAAGTTAAAAAATAATTACTAAGAACCCGAATAAGGATTCCTTGTTATGACCTCTGTCGTTGTGGAGAACGAACTGGATATTCGCGGCCTGTGCTGTGCACTGTGGCGCGGCAAACGCTGGATTGTGGGTCTGGCGCTGCTGTTTGCACTGCTGGCATGGCTGGCTTCCATGCTGATGAAACAGGTATGGAGCACCACGGCGATTACCGATCGACCCACGGTCAACATGCTGGGCGATTATTTCGTCCAGCAACAGTTTATCAATAACCTTGATGCGCGTAACAACACGCTGAACCTGAATACACCCGCACCCACGGTGATGGACGAAGTGTATCAGGAGTTCACCATGCAACTGGCTTCATGGGATACGCGCCGCGAGTTCTGGTTACAGACTGACTATTATAAAAGCCGTAAAAGTGGCAATACCCGCAACGATGCGGCGTTGCTCGACGAGATGATCACCAATATCCAGTTCACGCCAGCTGATCCGGCGCATAACACCCTGGATAACATTAAACTGAACGCCGAAAGTGCCAGCGATGCCAATAATCTGCTGCGCCAGTACATTGCTTATGCCAGCGAACGGGCGGCACGCCACCTGGATGAGGAGTTGCAGGGAGCCTGGCAGGCGCGTAGCGAGCAGTTAAAGGCGCAGGTGAAGCGTCAGGAAGATGTGGCGCAGGCGGTATTCGAACGTCAGCGTCAGCGTATCGAGCAGGCATTGAAAATCGCCAGCCAGCAAGGCATTAAAGAAAACCGCACGGTTGCGAGTAGCGAGAACTTACCGGACAGTGACCGCTTCCTGCTGGGTCAGCAAATGCTACAGGCCCAGCTTGATACCCTGCAGGCAAGCGGACCCGCCTACGATTTAAGCTATGATCAAAATAGAGTGATGCTGGCGACGTTGCAGGCGGGACCCCAGCTGGATAAGCAATTCCAGACTTATCGTTACCTGCGTACACCGGAGGAACCGGTGACACGTAATAGTCCACGTCGGGCGTTTATGATGATCATGTGGGGCGTCATCGGCGCGCTGGTGGGTGCGGGGGTGGCATTGGTGCGCCGTCCGCGTCCGATGTTACCAACGAGTCATTAAGAGAAGCCGCGTGAAAGTTCTGACCGTATTTGGCACTCGTCCTGAGGCGATAAAAATGGCGCCCCTGGTGCAGGCGCTGGCGCAGGATGCTGCGTTTGAGTCGCGCCTGTGCGTCACGGCGCAGCATCGCGAAATGCTTGATCAGGTGCTGCGCCTGTTCAGCCTGCAACCCGATTACGATCTCAATATCATGCGCCCGGAGCAGGGCCTGACGGAGATCACCTGCCGCATTTTGCAGGGCATGAAAACCGTGCTGGCTGACTTCAGGCCCGATGTGGTCCTGGTGCATGGCGACACCACCACCACGCTGGCCGCCAGCCTGGCGGCGTTCTATCACCAGATTCCGGTGGGGCATGTGGAAGCGGGTCTGCGCACCGGTAACCTGATGTCACCGTGGCCGGAGGAAGCGAACCGCACCCTGACCGGCCATCTGGCAAGTTATCACTTCACGCCCACCGAAAACTCGCGCCAAAACCTGCTGCATGAAAATCTGCCGGATCAGCGTATTTTCGTCACCGGGAACACCGTCATTGATGCGTTGCTGTGGGTGCGCGATCGCGTGCTGGATGATGCCGACCTCAATGCCCGGCTGGCGGCGCGTTATCCGTTCCTCAACCCGGATAAAAAGCTGGTGCTGGTTACCGGCCACCGGCGTGAGAGTTTTGGCGGCGGTTTCGAACGTATTTGCAGTGCGTTGGCGCACATTGCCCGCCAGCATCCGCAGGTGCAAATCGTTTATCCGGTGCACCTCAACCCCAATGTCAGCGAACCGGTGAACCGCATTCTGAGTGGCATCGAAAATATCGTGTTGATTGAGCCGCAGGAGTACCTGCCTTTTGTCTGGCTGATGAACCGGGCCTGGCTGATCCTCACCGATTCGGGCGGTATTCAGGAAGAAGCTCCCTCACTTGGTAAGCCGGTGCTGGTGATGCGTGACACCACCGAGCGTCCGGAAGCGGTGGCTGCCGGTACGGTCAGGCTGGTTGGTACCGATGTTGACAAAATTGTCGCTGAAGTCAGCCAGCTGCTGGACAACGAAGACGCCTGGCTGGCGATGAGCCATGCGCACAACCCTTATGGCGACGGCCAGGCCTGCGCACGCATTTTGCAGGCCCTCAAAAATCACAGAGCATAACCATGAGTTTTCAAACCATTTCCGTTATTGGACTGGGCTATATTGGGCTGCCTACGGCAGCCGTTTTTGCTTCCCGGGGAATAAACGTGGTGGGCGTCGATATCAACGCCCGCGCGGTCGACACCATTAATCGTGGTGAAATCCACATCGTGGAACCGGAACTGGGTGACGTGGTACGTGATGCCGTCCACAGCGGCCATCTGCGTGCGACCATGCAGGCCGAAGCGGCCGATGCGTTCCTGATTGCGGTACCGACGCCTTTTATCGGCGATCATCAACCGGATCTCAGTTTTGTCCAGGCAGCGGCTGACGCCATTGCATCGGTGTTAAAAGCCGGGGACCTGGTTATCCTCGAATCCACATCACCGGTCGGCACCACCGAGCAACTGGCTGAATGGCTGGCGGCTGCGCGTCCGGACCTGCGCTTCCCGCAACACGGCGAGGCGGTGGATGTCGCCATCGCCTACTGCCCGGAGCGCGTGCTGCCAGGCAAAGTGATGGTGGAGTTGATTGAGAACGATCGGGTTATTGGTGGCATGACGCCCGCCTGTTCCGCGCGAGCCAGTGAGCTATACCGGATTTTCCTGCGCGGTGAGTGCGTGGAAACCAACGCGCGTACCGCCGAGATGTGCAAATTGACGGAAAATAGCTTCCGTGACGTCAATATCGCCTTTGCCAATGAATTATCGCTGATTTGCGCCGAGCAGGGGATTAACGTCTGGGAACTGATTGCGCTGGCGAATCGCCATCCGCGCGTCAATATCCTGCAACCTGGTCCCGGCGTTGGCGGCCACTGCATTGCGGTCGATCCCTGGTTTATAGTGGCGCAAAACCCGCAGCAGGCGCGACTGATCCGCACCGCGCGGGAAGTTAACGATGCCAAACCGCACTGGGTGCTGGACCAGGTAAAACAGCAGCTGGCGGAATGTCTGACGGCCAGCGGTAAGCGTGCCAGTGATCTCACCATCGCCTGCTTCGGTCTGGCGTTTAAACCCAATATTGACGATCTGCGCGAAAGCCCGGCGATGACGGTAGCGCATCTGATTGCGGAGTGGCACAGCGGTACCACTTGGGTGGTGGAACCGCATATCAGTGAGATCCCCGCACGCCTCAGCCGTGAAGCCACGCTGGTGACCACCACCACGGCACTGCAACACGCCGATATCCTGGTGATGCTGGTCGATCACGCGGCATTTCGCGCCATCGATACGGCGCAGGTGACGCAGTCGTGGATCGTCGATACCAAAGGAGTGTGGCGATGAAACAAGTTCGGGTTACCGGCTATGTCCGTCAACGTCAGTATTAAGCCCCTGCCGTGGGAAAGCGGCTTCTTCGCCGTGCAGACGGCGCGGCTGGATCCTGATGGCGATACGCCGCTGACGCAGGCGCTGCAACAGCCCTGCGCGCTGTGGCAAATGAAGGTGGCCGCTGAGCGCAACGATGTGATTGATGTCATCAGTCGGCACGGTTTCCAGCTGGTGGAAGGAGAAGCTGACCTTGCCATCAACATCAAACGTACCGAACGGCAAACCGGTGTGCGTATCGCGCGTGAAGCGCAGATCCCGCAGCTGCGCGCTGCCGCCGCGACGGCGTTCCGCCTGAGCCGTTTTCGTGCACCCTGGTTTCACGCCGATGACAGCAGCCGCTTCTATGCGCAATGGATTGAAAACGCGGTGCGCGGCACCTTTGATAACCAATGCCTGATCGCCTGCGATGAACAGGGCGCGTTGCAGGGATTTGTCTCGATACGCGAACAGAACGACGATGCGCGCATCGGCCTGCTGGCGGTGTTGCCTGAAGCGCAGGGCAAAGGGATTGGCCAGCGGCTACTGCTGGCGGCAGCGGACTGGGGGCGGGTGCGCCAGCTCAATCGCCTGCGTGTTGCCACCCAGCTCAGTAATCTGGCGGCGATGCGCCTCTATTTACGCAGCGGTGCGCGGCTCGAAAGCACCGCCTACTGGTTTTACAGGAACGCACATGATCCCATTTAATGCCCCGCCGGTGGTGGGCAGCGAAATTGAATATATGCAGTCGGCGATGGCCAGCGGCAAACTGTGCGGCGATGGTGGCTTTACCCGGCGCTGTCAGCAGTGGATGGAACAACACTTCGGCAGCAAAAAAGTTCTGCTGACCCCCTCCTGCACCGCCTCGCTGGAGATGGCGGCGCTGCTGATTGATATCCAGCCCGGTGATGAAGTGATCATGCCGAGCTACACCTTTGTGTCCACAGCCAATGCCTTTGTGTTGCGCGGTGCGACCATCGTTTTCGTTGATGTGCGGCCCGATACGCTCAATATCGATGAAACCCTGATTGAAGCGGCGATTACCAGCAAAACCCGCGCTATCGTGCCGGTGCATTACGCCGGGGTGGCCTGCGAAATGGACACCATCATGGCGCTGGCGGCGAAGCATAAATTGTATGTGATTGAAGATGCCGCGCAGGGCGTGATGTCGCAATACAAAGGGCGCGCGCTGGGTACCATCGGCCATATTGGTTGCTTCAGCTTCCATGAAACCAAAAACTACACCGCGGGCGGTGAAGGTGGCGCGACGCTGATTAATGAGGCAAAACTGGTAGAACGTGCGGAGATCATCCGCGAAAAAGGCACCAACCGTAGCCAGTTCTTCCGGGGTCAGGTGGATAAATACACCTGGCGCGATATCGGTTCCAGTTATCTGATGGCGGATTTGCAGGCGGCCTATCTGTGGGCGCAGCTGGAAGCCGCCGAACGCATTAACCAGCAGCGTTTACGCTTGTGGAACAATTACTTTGCGGCACTCCAGCCGCTGGCGGCAACCGGACGCATTGCGTTGCCGGTGGTGCCGGACAGCTGTCGCCACAACGCGCATATGTTTTACATCAAGCTGCGTGACAGCAACGATCGGCAGGCGCTGATCAACTGGATGAAAGAAGCGGAAATTCTCACCGTGTTTCACTATATCCCGCTGCATTCATCACCGGCGGGGGAGCGCTTTGGTCGCTTCCACGGTGATGACGTGTTTACCACGGCTGAGAGTGAGCGCGTGCTGCGTCTGCCGCTGTTCTACAATCTGTCGGACAACAATCAGCGCACGGTCATTAACTCTTTGCTGAGTTTCTTTGCCTGATGTCGCTGGCTAAAGCCTCGGTGTGGACCGCCTCGTCCACGCTGGTCAAAATTGTTGCGGGTTTGCTGGTGGTTAAACTGCTGGCCGTCAGTTTCGGGCCGGAAGGTGTCGGCCAGGCCGGTAACTTTCGTCAGATGATCACCGTGCTTGGCGTACTGGCAGGGGCGGGTATCTTCAACGGCGTCACCACTTACGTGGCGCAATTTCAGCAGCAGCCTGAGTCGTTGCGTGCCGTCACCGGTACCGCGTCAGCGCTGGTGCTGGGTTTCTCCACGCTGCTGGCGCTGGTGTTCCTGCTGGCGGCGGCTCCCATCAGTCGTGCTTTGTTCGGCCATGACCAATATCAGGGCGTGGTCAGGATCGTCGCATTTTTGCAGTTCGGCATCGCCTGGGCCAACCTGACGCTGGCGCTGCTAAAAGGTTTTCGCGATGCGCGTGGCAATGCGCTGGCGTTGATGGCGGGCAGCCTGATTGGCGTGCTGGCCTATGTGCTGTGCTGGTGGGTTGGTGGTTATGCCGGTGCGCTGGTTGGCCTGGCGCTGGTGCCCGCGCTGATCGTGATTCCGGCGCTGGTGATGCTGCACCGTCATCATCAGGTCTTGCCGTTGCGCTGGTTAAAACCGGTGTGGCAGCCGGAACTGGCGCGCAATCTGGCGAAGTATACTCTGATGGCGCTGATCACTTCGGTAACGCTACCGGTGGCCTGGGTGATGATGCGTAACCTGCTGGCGCAGCAGCAAGGCTGGGCACAGGTGGGGCTGTGGCAGGGGGTGACCAGTATCTCTGATGCCTACCTGCAATTTATCACCGCCACGTTTAGCGTCTGGCTGTTGCCCACTCTGGCACGGCTGGAGCATAAGCCACAGATCACCCGCGAAATCCTGCGTGCGCTGCGCTTTGTCCTGCCTGCCGTGGCGGCCGCCAGCTTTTGCGTCTGGCTGCTGCGCGACGTGGCTATCTGGTTGCTGTTTTCCACAAAGTTTGCCGCGATGCGCGATCTGTTCGTCTGGCAACTGTGCGGCGACGTGTTTAAAGTCGGCGCGTATGTTTTCGGCTACCTGGTGATCGCCAAAGCCTCGCTGCGCTTCTATATTTTGACTGAAGTCAGCCAGTTCATCTTGCTACTGGCTTTTTCCCACTGGCTGATTCCGTTACATGGCACAACGGGTGCCGCGCAAGCCTATATGGCGACCTATATCTGTTACTTCGCCCTGTGTTGTGGCGCTTTTACGATTTATTGCCGGAAAAAATGACGTTAACTCATGTGCTGGGATCGGATATCCCCCATCATAATCACACGGTGCTGCGCTTCTTTGATGAGGTGATCACCCCGCTGCTGCCGGTTAACACGCCGCGTCGGTTTATGGTGGTGACGCAAACCCCACAAGCATTGCAGGTGTATCAGTCACTGCAGATTGAAACCTTCCCGAACAAACGCGCGCTGGCGCAGGCAGTCATCGAACGCGCCGCCGATCGTCAGCAACGCTTCTTTTTCCACGGGCAGTTTAACCCAACGATCTGGCTGGCATTGCTGAGCGGTAAGCTACGGCGGCGGCAGGCGTTCTGGCATGTGTGGGGTGCCGATTTATACGAAGAGGGCAGTGGCCTGAAGTATCGGCTGTTCTATCTGCTGCGCCGCCTCGCTCAGGGGCGCATGGCGCGCGTATTCGCGACGCGCGGCGATTTGCACCATTATCAGCAGCGTCATCCGCATGTGCCGGGGTCGCTGCTGTATTTCCCGACGCGGATGCCGGAATGCGCGGTGCCGGTCGCGGCTGAACATGATGAATTGACCATCCTGTTGGGCAATTCGGGCGATCGCAGCAATCGCCATATTGCCGGTTTACAGGCAATCAGGGCACAGTTTGGTGAGCGGGTGAAGGTGGTGGTGCCGCTGGGCTATCCGGCTGATAACGATGTGTATATCGCTGAAATTGCTGCCGCTGCTGCACAGCTGTTCCCGCAGGAGCAGGTGACGTTGCTGCGCGATAAGATCGATTTCGATGCGTATCTGGCGCTGCTGAGCCGCTGCCAGCTGGGCTATTTTATGTTTGAACGCCAGCAGGGGATTGGTACCATCTGTCTGTTGATTCAGGCTGGCATTCCGTTTGTGCTCAACCGCAAAAACCCCTTCTGGCGCGATCTCAGCGAGCAGGGGGTGCCGGTATTGTTCAGCGACGATGCGCTTGATGAGGCGCGGGTCGCGGAGGCACAGCGCCAGTTAGCGCAATGCGATCCCTCCGCCATCGCCTTCTTTGCCCCTGGCTATCTGACAGGGTGGCGCGAGGCGCTCACTCTGAGTGAAACGGAGACATTATGACCCTCATGCAGTTTAGCGGTCTGCTGGTGGTGTATCTGTTCTCGCTGGGGTTCATTCTGACCCTCACCTGGCGGGAATTTAAACGGGTGCGTTTTAATTTCCACCTGTTCTTCACCTTATTGTTTTTACTGACCTTCTATTTCGGTTTTCCGCTCACCAGCATTCTGGTGTTCCGCTTTAATATGGCGGTGGTCCCGCCGGAGTATTTGTTGGAGGCGCTGCTGGCCGCTACCAGTTTCTATGCGATTTATTATGTCAGCTATAAAGTACGCTTACGCCCGGCCACTGCCGCGCCGCCGAAACCCTGGTTACAGATGAATCGGGTGGAAACGAACCTGACTTGCCTGCTGCTGGCGCTGGTGGCGATTGGTACAGTCACGGTGTTCTTTATGCACAACGGCCTGCTGCTGTTCCGGCTGACGGCCTACAACCAGATTTTCTCCAGTGAAGTGTCCGGTGTCGCGCTCAAGCGCTTCTTCTATTTCTTCATTCCGGCAATGCTGATCCGTTACTTCCTCAATCCCACGCAACGCCAGTGGTTGCTGTTTTTGCTGGTGTCGGTGGCTTTTGGTTTGCTGACGTATGCGCTGGTGGGCGGTACGCGCGCCAACATCATCATCGCCTTTGCGCTGTTCCTGTTTATTGGTATTACCCGGGGCTGGATTACCTTGTGGATGCTGGCGGGGGCGGGTGTGATGGCGGTTGGCGGTATGTTCTGGCTGGCGCTGCGTCGTTACAACCTCGATGTCATGGGGGAAGAGGCGTTTTACACCTTCCTCTATCTGACGCGTGAT
This genomic stretch from Pantoea cypripedii harbors:
- the rffC gene encoding dTDP-4-amino-4,6-dideoxy-D-galactose acyltransferase, with protein sequence MSVNVSIKPLPWESGFFAVQTARLDPDGDTPLTQALQQPCALWQMKVAAERNDVIDVISRHGFQLVEGEADLAINIKRTERQTGVRIAREAQIPQLRAAAATAFRLSRFRAPWFHADDSSRFYAQWIENAVRGTFDNQCLIACDEQGALQGFVSIREQNDDARIGLLAVLPEAQGKGIGQRLLLAAADWGRVRQLNRLRVATQLSNLAAMRLYLRSGARLESTAYWFYRNAHDPI
- the wecC gene encoding UDP-N-acetyl-D-mannosamine dehydrogenase, with the translated sequence MSFQTISVIGLGYIGLPTAAVFASRGINVVGVDINARAVDTINRGEIHIVEPELGDVVRDAVHSGHLRATMQAEAADAFLIAVPTPFIGDHQPDLSFVQAAADAIASVLKAGDLVILESTSPVGTTEQLAEWLAAARPDLRFPQHGEAVDVAIAYCPERVLPGKVMVELIENDRVIGGMTPACSARASELYRIFLRGECVETNARTAEMCKLTENSFRDVNIAFANELSLICAEQGINVWELIALANRHPRVNILQPGPGVGGHCIAVDPWFIVAQNPQQARLIRTAREVNDAKPHWVLDQVKQQLAECLTASGKRASDLTIACFGLAFKPNIDDLRESPAMTVAHLIAEWHSGTTWVVEPHISEIPARLSREATLVTTTTALQHADILVMLVDHAAFRAIDTAQVTQSWIVDTKGVWR
- the wzyE gene encoding ECA oligosaccharide polymerase, which produces MTLMQFSGLLVVYLFSLGFILTLTWREFKRVRFNFHLFFTLLFLLTFYFGFPLTSILVFRFNMAVVPPEYLLEALLAATSFYAIYYVSYKVRLRPATAAPPKPWLQMNRVETNLTCLLLALVAIGTVTVFFMHNGLLLFRLTAYNQIFSSEVSGVALKRFFYFFIPAMLIRYFLNPTQRQWLLFLLVSVAFGLLTYALVGGTRANIIIAFALFLFIGITRGWITLWMLAGAGVMAVGGMFWLALRRYNLDVMGEEAFYTFLYLTRDTFSPWENLALLLQHYHKIEFQGLAPMWRDFYVFIPSWLWPGRPSIVLNSANYFTWEVLNNHSGLAISPTLLGSLLVMGGVGFIPLGAVAVGMLMKGFDNLYARGRNETNRYSGAILQSFCFGAVFNMIVLAREGLDAFGSRVVFFCIIFAACLLVAKLLYWLLDRAGLIRQRGEPVLPSPS
- a CDS encoding TDP-N-acetylfucosamine:lipid II N-acetylfucosaminyltransferase; its protein translation is MTLTHVLGSDIPHHNHTVLRFFDEVITPLLPVNTPRRFMVVTQTPQALQVYQSLQIETFPNKRALAQAVIERAADRQQRFFFHGQFNPTIWLALLSGKLRRRQAFWHVWGADLYEEGSGLKYRLFYLLRRLAQGRMARVFATRGDLHHYQQRHPHVPGSLLYFPTRMPECAVPVAAEHDELTILLGNSGDRSNRHIAGLQAIRAQFGERVKVVVPLGYPADNDVYIAEIAAAAAQLFPQEQVTLLRDKIDFDAYLALLSRCQLGYFMFERQQGIGTICLLIQAGIPFVLNRKNPFWRDLSEQGVPVLFSDDALDEARVAEAQRQLAQCDPSAIAFFAPGYLTGWREALTLSETETL
- the rffA gene encoding dTDP-4-amino-4,6-dideoxygalactose transaminase, whose product is MIPFNAPPVVGSEIEYMQSAMASGKLCGDGGFTRRCQQWMEQHFGSKKVLLTPSCTASLEMAALLIDIQPGDEVIMPSYTFVSTANAFVLRGATIVFVDVRPDTLNIDETLIEAAITSKTRAIVPVHYAGVACEMDTIMALAAKHKLYVIEDAAQGVMSQYKGRALGTIGHIGCFSFHETKNYTAGGEGGATLINEAKLVERAEIIREKGTNRSQFFRGQVDKYTWRDIGSSYLMADLQAAYLWAQLEAAERINQQRLRLWNNYFAALQPLAATGRIALPVVPDSCRHNAHMFYIKLRDSNDRQALINWMKEAEILTVFHYIPLHSSPAGERFGRFHGDDVFTTAESERVLRLPLFYNLSDNNQRTVINSLLSFFA
- the wecB gene encoding non-hydrolyzing UDP-N-acetylglucosamine 2-epimerase — protein: MKVLTVFGTRPEAIKMAPLVQALAQDAAFESRLCVTAQHREMLDQVLRLFSLQPDYDLNIMRPEQGLTEITCRILQGMKTVLADFRPDVVLVHGDTTTTLAASLAAFYHQIPVGHVEAGLRTGNLMSPWPEEANRTLTGHLASYHFTPTENSRQNLLHENLPDQRIFVTGNTVIDALLWVRDRVLDDADLNARLAARYPFLNPDKKLVLVTGHRRESFGGGFERICSALAHIARQHPQVQIVYPVHLNPNVSEPVNRILSGIENIVLIEPQEYLPFVWLMNRAWLILTDSGGIQEEAPSLGKPVLVMRDTTERPEAVAAGTVRLVGTDVDKIVAEVSQLLDNEDAWLAMSHAHNPYGDGQACARILQALKNHRA
- the wzxE gene encoding lipid III flippase WzxE, giving the protein MSLAKASVWTASSTLVKIVAGLLVVKLLAVSFGPEGVGQAGNFRQMITVLGVLAGAGIFNGVTTYVAQFQQQPESLRAVTGTASALVLGFSTLLALVFLLAAAPISRALFGHDQYQGVVRIVAFLQFGIAWANLTLALLKGFRDARGNALALMAGSLIGVLAYVLCWWVGGYAGALVGLALVPALIVIPALVMLHRHHQVLPLRWLKPVWQPELARNLAKYTLMALITSVTLPVAWVMMRNLLAQQQGWAQVGLWQGVTSISDAYLQFITATFSVWLLPTLARLEHKPQITREILRALRFVLPAVAAASFCVWLLRDVAIWLLFSTKFAAMRDLFVWQLCGDVFKVGAYVFGYLVIAKASLRFYILTEVSQFILLLAFSHWLIPLHGTTGAAQAYMATYICYFALCCGAFTIYCRKK
- the wzzE gene encoding ECA polysaccharide chain length modulation protein — translated: MTSVVVENELDIRGLCCALWRGKRWIVGLALLFALLAWLASMLMKQVWSTTAITDRPTVNMLGDYFVQQQFINNLDARNNTLNLNTPAPTVMDEVYQEFTMQLASWDTRREFWLQTDYYKSRKSGNTRNDAALLDEMITNIQFTPADPAHNTLDNIKLNAESASDANNLLRQYIAYASERAARHLDEELQGAWQARSEQLKAQVKRQEDVAQAVFERQRQRIEQALKIASQQGIKENRTVASSENLPDSDRFLLGQQMLQAQLDTLQASGPAYDLSYDQNRVMLATLQAGPQLDKQFQTYRYLRTPEEPVTRNSPRRAFMMIMWGVIGALVGAGVALVRRPRPMLPTSH